The Eublepharis macularius isolate TG4126 chromosome 15, MPM_Emac_v1.0, whole genome shotgun sequence genomic interval CCCATCAGTTAATAACACAGGTATACTTGAACACTGAACTAAGGTCTTGTGGCTGCCAGTAATCTGCAAGTCAGGAGTTACCTTCACTTTTTTGTTATCCATTGTGgacatttctgtttctttcccaaGTGTGAATGTATTTGTCACAGATTTGTTGGGGGTTTTGGATGTGACAACAAAGTTGTTTCCGGTTTGCTGGATTTCAATTATTGGCTTAATGTCTTTAGCGGTTTTGATGATATCTTCTGGTAaggctgaaaaggaaaaaaaggaggggcGGACAGAGTAgtattttgtattgtcgaaggctttcacggccggagaacgatggctgttgtgggttttccgggctgtatgccgtggtcttggcattgtagttcctgacgtttcgccagcagctgtgactggcatcttcagaggtgtagcaccaaaagacagatctctcagtgtcacagtgtggaaaagatgtaggtcatttgtatctactcaggaggggtggggttgagctgagtcatcctgtaagagtttcccagggtgtggaatgctaatggcgggaggcttcactgtatcctgaggaggttcttttgcatatggattggtacttgatgtgctaatcttctatgcagggctattgtcggggatagaatgttttgttagcctggtgtttttcagaactggaaaccatgctctgttcattcttaaggtttcttctttcctgttgaagttttgcttatgcttgtgaatttcaatggcttccctgtgcagtctgacaaagtagttggaagtgttgtccagtattttggtgtcctggaataagatactgtgccctgtttgagttaggctatgttcagccactgctgatttttcaggttgtccaagtctgcagtgtctttcatgttcttttattcttgtctggatgacaagaataaaagaacataaaagaacatgaaagacactgcagacttggacaacctgaaaaatcagcagtggctgaacatagcctaactcaaacagggcacagtatcttattccaggacaccaaaatactggacaacacttccaactactttgtcagactgcacagggaagccattgaaattcacaagcataagcaaaacttcaacaggaaagaagaaaccttaagaatgaacagagcatggtttccagttctgaaaaacaccaggctaacaaaacattctatccccgacaatagccctgcatagaagattagcacatcaagtaccaatccatatgcaaaagaacctcctcaggatacagtgaagcctcccgccattagcattccacaccctgggaaactcttgcaggatgactcagctcaaccccacccctcctgagtagatacaaatgacctacatcttttccacactgtgacactgagagatctgtcttttggtgctacacctctgaagatgccagccacagctgctggcgaaccgtcaggaactacaatgccaagaccacggcaatgcagcccggaaaacccacaacagccagagTAGTATTTTGTTAGATAATATTCCCAGTGCCACGGGCTGCAAAGCCATGAGGACAAAAAGCCACGTACATcaccccctctcctccattttctcacaacaatcctgtgaggtaggttaggctgagagtatgaaaTCACCCAGCAAGGGCAGTTAAGGGTTTCATGCAGTCAAAGTGACCCTATTTACCAAGGACAGTCTCTGTTTTTTTGGTCTTTGCTTTTGGTAATTTGCTGTTTCTTAATTTTCAGGGGATGCCTTGTTAAAATCTGAGTTGTTAAAATTTTTCCTCGGGGTTAAACTTCCTCTCAGAGTTTAGTTTCTAACACCTATGTTCAGTGGCCCCAGTCTAAGGCCCATTGTGACAAAACTCATGAGATGCTTACCAATAGCTCTCAGGAACGCTTCATAGTTCTCTTGGACATACACCTGCCACGTGCCGTTGAATGCCATTTTGGAAACGTGAATCGATGGGACTGGCTGTGCTGCTAGGAACCGGGCAGTGGATTCGCTGGAGGGAATGGATGCTATTTATGAAGAAGGAATCCCATACCCTGCCTAGGGTCAGTTACAAATGATTAAGCCGTGAACTATCAATAATTAATTCTAAATTTGTTCACCGTGGCCATAACCTCCCGTTCATTGTATTGTGAAGAAGGCCGGACTCCTTTTCTCCAGTCTGCTCATCGCTAACATCAAGGTTAACCATAACGAAGGCAGAAAGCCTCCAAGTATTTGTGGCTGCTTTTGCACCAGCATGTTTGTGTGCGGCTCTCTCATTCCTgtttatgaataaataaaatgaaatattgtTGAAATTATACCACCCTGCACAGGGGTGAAATTGGCAACTGCCCGTTCGTGCATTCACTGTGGTGGCTCCCTTCTTGAGAAATGAcctgcctaaagaggtcaggaagtcccccacacttctatcattctgcagaagGCACAAAACaatgttcaggaaggcatttttatcaaaggattagaactgtagtagaatAGAACAGCTCAGGAGGTTGCTTTTATAAGGGATAGGATTGTGGTCTACTGCGATGTTTGCCGtatgcattagggttgccaggtttccttaccctcccagcaggagggcgggtacccagcactcaccttctcgGAGTTCCTCATCCTGTGCCTGcgcatgacgtcacttccagtgatggcagttccaggtgatgtcattgcacaggtgcaggagcgcacgcacaattcacagcgggccattttgggccccaaacaggcccaatttggcccgtttggggcccaaattagcccactgcaaagcatcgGAGCACTCTCAGagcggtgcaatgacatcattcctgggaagtgacgttgttgtgccaccctgggagtgcactTGGGAGGCCCGTTCTTGCACCtttccccactcccccctgctGTCCAGATGAGTggtaaggtggagggtgggagcagccgatcccccgctcccactgggTGTCTGGTAAGCTTAGTATGTATCATCCTCCTtttctgcattgtcttctacctttgttCCGCTGCGTTATGGTATGGCATACTTTGGCATTCCTGCGCCCCACCCCTTGCCCCGATTTTCAGGTCTGAAATCCCAGTCTTACTGCATTTTTATTGGATGATTGTTTTGCTGACTGATGGTAATTCACCTtcggtctcagtaagaaaggtggtctataaatgaagtgaataaataaatgaaaaaaatagcCACAGCAAGATAACATGAAAATTTTGGGTAATACAAAATGCCTTAAAAATTCAAGATTCATTCAGTATAAACTAGTATAACTGCCAGCTAGCTGAGATTCAAAATAAGTATCCTGAAATATTagatggcgcagagtggtaagttgctgtactgcagtccaagctctgcttacaacctgagttcaatcctggcggaagccaggttcaggtagctggctcaaggttgactcagccttgcatccttctgaggtcagtaaaatgagtacccaggttcctggggggtaaagtgtagatgactggggaaggcaatggcaaaccaccccgtaaaaagtctgcccagaaaacatcgtgatgcgatgtccccccccatgggtcagtaatgacttggtgcttgcacaggggactacctttaccttttacctaaaaCATTGGAAGGGTCGTTTTGCAGATGGAAAATGGGCACAGAGAGCTCACAACTTGCATAAGGGCTGAAAACAGAACCCAGATTTCTTTATCATGATATAATGTTCACTAGTATCTTGACTGTAAAACTTAGCAGTGGCTAGACTTGGAAAAAATGCAAGTCAAGGCTTTCTTTGCCAGAAGATGAAAGGGAAATTATACGTTCCACAAGCGTGATGGCCATGAAATTTGTGACTCTTGTGTACACCTGTGTTCCACTAGATGACGGGAAAAGCAATTTCTTACTGCAGATAATACAATTGTCCAAAATCACTGAATTTACAAACCAGCAAAGGTGATCCATGAGTGGAAACAGATTTCTATTTGCAGATCTCTAAGGAAAGCAGAAAGAGCTGCTTATGGACGATGGaactgtatagggttgccaactctgagttaggaaattcctaaAGATATGGGGGGTGGATCTTGGTGGGGCAAAATtgcatagattccaccctccaacacagccatttccccctggggaactgatctctgtagtctggagaccatttgtcattctgggagaacttcagcccccacctggaggttggcaaccctagggggaaGGAATGATGACCTGCATTTAGCACCTAAAGGTCACTTCTGGTGCTCTCATGCT includes:
- the LOC129342868 gene encoding fatty acid-binding protein, liver-like, which translates into the protein MVNLDVSDEQTGEKESGLLHNTMNGRLWPRESTARFLAAQPVPSIHVSKMAFNGTWQVYVQENYEAFLRAIALPEDIIKTAKDIKPIIEIQQTGNNFVVTSKTPNKSVTNTFTLGKETEMSTMDNKKVKCTVNLVDGKLISKTDKFTHEQEIQGNEMVERITAGSATFVRKSRKI